The following coding sequences are from one Immundisolibacter sp. window:
- the cysE gene encoding serine O-acetyltransferase, giving the protein MLNRLREDIDCVFARDPAARNRFEVFTTYPGLHALWLHRLAHWLWGLKLRWLARVVSYLGRFLTGIEIHPGARIGRRFFIDHGMGVVIGETAQIGDDCTLYHGVTLGGTIWEKGKRHPTLQNDVVVGAGAKILGPITMGQGARVGSNSVVVKDVPAGATVVGIPGRVVGADAERRRETAARIGFAAYGLRGDLPDPVSRSLDAVLDHVEAIEERMAKITAALQELGVTTGTDDAAVAHARRNDSDA; this is encoded by the coding sequence ATGCTGAACCGCCTGCGTGAAGACATCGACTGCGTGTTCGCCCGCGACCCGGCGGCGCGCAACCGCTTCGAGGTATTTACCACCTACCCCGGCCTGCACGCACTGTGGCTACATCGGCTCGCGCACTGGCTGTGGGGGCTGAAGCTGCGCTGGCTGGCCCGTGTCGTCTCCTATCTGGGGCGTTTTTTGACCGGTATCGAGATTCACCCCGGCGCGCGCATCGGCCGGCGCTTTTTCATCGACCACGGCATGGGTGTGGTGATCGGCGAGACGGCCCAGATCGGCGACGATTGCACGCTCTACCACGGCGTGACCCTGGGTGGCACGATTTGGGAGAAGGGCAAACGCCACCCGACCCTGCAGAACGACGTCGTGGTCGGAGCCGGAGCCAAGATCCTCGGCCCGATCACCATGGGCCAGGGGGCGCGCGTCGGCAGCAACTCGGTGGTGGTCAAGGATGTGCCGGCCGGCGCCACTGTGGTGGGGATACCAGGCCGGGTGGTCGGGGCCGATGCCGAGCGTCGGCGCGAGACCGCCGCCCGTATCGGCTTTGCCGCCTATGGCCTGCGCGGCGACTTGCCCGATCCGGTCAGCCGCTCGCTGGACGCCGTACTTGATCACGTCGAGGCGATCGAGGAGCGCATGGCCAAGATCACCGCCGCTCTGCAGGAACTGGGCGTTACAACCGGCACCGATGACGCAGCCGTAGCGCACGCACGCCGCAACGACTCTGACGCTTGA